A single window of Ananas comosus cultivar F153 linkage group 17, ASM154086v1, whole genome shotgun sequence DNA harbors:
- the LOC109722899 gene encoding protein ALP1-like, whose protein sequence is MQFIYTLPRLEGSAADSRVLQDAISRLNGLKVPQGYFYLCDSGYPNGEGFLTPYRGQHYHLSEGRQARQPQTLQELYNYKHSSARNVIERCFGLLKERWAILRGKSYYPTKVACRIISVCALLHNHIRREMPVDPLE, encoded by the exons ATGCAATTTATATATACCTTACCTAGGTTGGAGGGTTCTGCGGCAGACTCTAGGGTGCTCCAAGATGCAATATCAAGACTAAATGGATTGAAGGTTCCCCAAG GTTACTTCTATCTTTGTGATTCGGGATATCCTAATGGCGAAGGATTTCTCACACCATATAGAGGTCAACATTATCATTTAAGTGAAGGGAGACAAGCTCGACAACCACAAACACTGCAAGAGTTATACAATTACAAACATTCTTCTGCAAGAAACGTTATTGAGAGGTGTTTCGGATTATTAAAAGAAAGATGGGCAATACTTAGAGGAAAGTCATACTACCCTACGAAGGTTGCATGCAGAATTATATCTGTATGTGCCCTTCTTCATAACCATATTAGGAGGGAGATGCCAGTAGATCCTCTTGAGTAG